In Arachis hypogaea cultivar Tifrunner chromosome 17, arahy.Tifrunner.gnm2.J5K5, whole genome shotgun sequence, a single window of DNA contains:
- the LOC140180578 gene encoding protein MAIN-LIKE 2-like codes for MARLYHLARLNDRWFRLDEPLVSAFVEQWRPKTHTFHMPFGECTITLQDVAFQLGLPVDGRYVSGCLTDFQIYIEGGRPAWEIFGECPAGADEETVRRFSRAYIMMLLGTQLFSDKSGNRIHIRWLPYIARLEKMGTYSWGSATLAWLYAVHCTV; via the exons ATGGCCAGattataccatcttgcaaggctgaacgatagatggttccgATTAGATGAGCCCCTTGTTAGTGCATTCGTTGAGCAGTGGCGTCCGAAGACGCACACCTTccacatgccgttcggagagtgcacgatcacacttcaGGATGTGGCGTTCCAGTTGGGGTTGCCAGTGGACGGGCGCTATGTCAGTGGTTGCCTTACAGACTTCCAGATATACATCGAGGGTGGCCGTCCTGCCTGG GAGATTTTTGGGGAGTGCCCCGCGGGAGCCGATGAGGAGACTGTGCGGCGCTTTTCTCGTGCatatatcatgatgttgttgggtaCTCAGCTATTTTCCGACAAGTCCGGCAACcgcattcacatcagatggcttcccTACATAGCTAGACTTGAGAAGATGGGTACCTACAGCTGGGGGTCCGCAACACTTGCATGGTTGTATGcggtccattgtaccgtttga